From one Rhizobium sp. CIAT894 genomic stretch:
- a CDS encoding alcohol dehydrogenase catalytic domain-containing protein, protein MNIPATMTAARMHAVGDAMRIEVLEMPKPGDMDVLVRVRACGIVPNLHNILANWPTWFPHMPQPPLPAVFGLDPAGEIAAVGSGVRSLKPGDRVYVNPGRSCGTCRHCRHGDHISCRHYAFQGYFGFSTEALQTFDDYPIGGLSEYMVAPASAIVTIPDNMTFDQAARLGYMGTAYSALKKVRAGPGDTILVNGISGTLGIGAAVFGLALGVNKILGTGRDKKLLEEIKALAPNRIEVFSIDEGSVTDFALAHTDGEGVDAFIDCLGPGAKQETFLQGLRGLRRGGVAVDIGAVAGEIPIDVHWLMDHNQRLYGSAWFTAQEGQEMADMVASGVADFSILETHGYPLAEVNKAISGIAQRHGGFSNYVIHP, encoded by the coding sequence ATGAATATCCCCGCAACGATGACGGCTGCGCGCATGCATGCGGTCGGTGACGCAATGAGGATCGAAGTGCTGGAGATGCCGAAACCTGGCGACATGGATGTTCTTGTCCGAGTGAGAGCCTGCGGTATCGTGCCCAATCTGCACAACATTCTTGCCAATTGGCCGACCTGGTTCCCGCATATGCCGCAGCCACCGCTTCCTGCGGTATTCGGCCTCGATCCCGCCGGTGAAATCGCGGCCGTTGGCAGCGGCGTCCGCAGCCTCAAGCCGGGTGACCGCGTCTATGTCAATCCTGGTCGCAGCTGCGGGACTTGCCGTCATTGCCGTCACGGAGATCATATTTCCTGCCGCCACTATGCTTTCCAAGGCTATTTCGGCTTCAGCACGGAGGCGCTGCAGACGTTCGACGACTATCCAATCGGGGGCCTCAGCGAATATATGGTTGCCCCCGCTTCCGCGATCGTGACCATTCCCGACAACATGACATTCGACCAGGCTGCGCGTCTGGGCTACATGGGAACGGCCTATTCGGCTCTCAAGAAGGTCAGGGCGGGACCTGGTGACACCATCCTAGTGAACGGTATCAGCGGCACGCTGGGGATTGGTGCGGCGGTGTTCGGGCTCGCTCTTGGGGTGAACAAGATCCTTGGCACTGGCCGCGACAAGAAGCTCCTTGAGGAAATCAAGGCACTTGCGCCCAACCGGATCGAAGTCTTTTCCATCGACGAAGGCAGCGTAACCGACTTTGCGCTTGCTCATACCGACGGGGAAGGGGTGGATGCCTTTATCGATTGCCTTGGTCCCGGTGCCAAACAGGAGACTTTCCTCCAAGGCCTGCGCGGCCTGCGCCGTGGCGGTGTCGCCGTGGACATCGGCGCTGTCGCCGGGGAAATCCCGATCGATGTCCACTGGCTCATGGACCACAATCAGAGGCTCTACGGGTCGGCATGGTTCACGGCCCAGGAAGGGCAGGAGATGGCGGACATGGTGGCGTCCGGCGTGGCAGACTTCTCCATCCTTGAGACCCATGGCTATCCACTGGCAGAGGTCAACAAGGCGATCTCGGGTATAGCGCAACGTCATGGTGGCTTCTCCAACTACGTGATCCATCCCTAA
- a CDS encoding cupin domain-containing protein: MTVRRVVLGENAAGKAVVISDGPSPREMALQHTPGFVSAPIWTTSGVPSVPYNGTDPMADEGTLLQPPGGSTFMLITFPPDAVFMSRDFKPELAGPEHLKAAPGIAETFEMENPGMHKTPTLDYGVVLDGRISLELDDGVIVELKPGDTFVQHGSRHGWRNPNDKPATIAVVLLGAH, from the coding sequence ATGACAGTCAGACGTGTTGTCCTCGGTGAGAACGCCGCCGGCAAAGCAGTGGTCATTAGCGACGGGCCTTCGCCCAGGGAAATGGCACTCCAACATACGCCGGGCTTCGTGTCGGCTCCGATCTGGACGACCTCCGGGGTTCCCTCGGTACCGTACAATGGCACGGACCCGATGGCAGATGAAGGCACGTTGCTCCAGCCCCCCGGAGGATCGACCTTCATGTTGATCACATTCCCCCCGGACGCCGTCTTTATGTCGCGTGACTTCAAACCTGAACTCGCCGGCCCTGAGCACCTCAAAGCAGCGCCCGGGATCGCAGAGACGTTCGAAATGGAAAATCCCGGCATGCACAAGACACCGACTCTGGACTACGGCGTGGTACTCGATGGCCGGATCAGCCTTGAACTTGACGATGGCGTGATCGTCGAGTTGAAGCCCGGCGACACGTTCGTGCAGCACGGTTCCCGACATGGCTGGCGCAATCCGAACGACAAGCCCGCTACCATCGCGGTCGTCCTGCTCGGCGCCCACTAG
- a CDS encoding pseudouridine synthase → MRERRPSYKTRERTKPAADAAAKRVTLPRALSKLGYCSRTQAERLIAESRVAVDGRTISDTSAWVDLATAKISVDGLVIAAETKIYLMLNKPRGLVTTRHDPEGRPTVYDCLRDFDIPHLSPVGRLDKASEGLLLFTNDTEFAQILLDPVTHVTKTYHVQIDRIMDDEAIAAMTSGIRHDGELLTATAARRLRQGDRNSWIEVELDEGRNRQIRRMLEALGTECLRLVRVAIGGLELGELPKGAVRALTETELQLLRRKTGIEKARRS, encoded by the coding sequence ATGAGGGAACGGCGTCCATCATATAAGACGCGCGAGCGGACAAAGCCCGCCGCCGACGCCGCGGCCAAGCGGGTCACCCTCCCCCGTGCTCTTTCCAAGCTTGGGTATTGCTCCCGAACGCAGGCCGAGCGGCTGATCGCCGAAAGTCGCGTTGCCGTCGACGGCCGCACCATCAGCGATACCTCCGCCTGGGTCGACCTTGCCACCGCCAAGATCAGTGTCGACGGCCTCGTCATCGCTGCCGAGACGAAAATCTACCTGATGCTCAACAAGCCGCGCGGGCTCGTCACCACCCGCCATGATCCCGAAGGCAGGCCGACAGTCTATGATTGCCTCAGGGATTTCGACATCCCGCACCTCTCCCCCGTCGGCCGGCTCGACAAGGCGAGCGAGGGCCTGCTGCTTTTCACCAACGACACCGAATTTGCCCAGATCCTGCTCGATCCCGTCACCCATGTGACGAAAACCTATCATGTGCAGATCGACCGCATCATGGATGACGAGGCGATTGCAGCCATGACGTCGGGCATTCGCCACGACGGCGAGTTGCTGACGGCAACCGCCGCTCGGCGTCTGCGCCAGGGCGACAGGAACTCATGGATCGAGGTCGAGCTCGACGAGGGCCGCAATCGCCAGATCCGCCGCATGCTGGAGGCGCTCGGGACGGAATGTCTGCGCCTCGTGCGCGTCGCAATCGGCGGGCTCGAACTTGGCGAACTGCCGAAAGGCGCCGTGCGCGCGCTGACGGAGACGGAATTGCAGTTGCTGCGGCGGAAAACCGGCATCGAAAAGGCAAGACGCAGTTGA
- a CDS encoding ABC transporter ATP-binding protein has translation MSVSLELRGLRKEFGGLVAVKDVDFEVSKGEVLGLLGPNGSGKTTVMNLISGALTPTSGEVRLNGQPVQHLAAHLRARLGIARTFQLVRLAQSLNARDNIVLSLAFGRDRLWGRAARERANGALATVGLAGRGDVEVSSLNYIDQKRLELARAIAAKPDILLLDEWLAGLNPTELRTGIDLICTLKAQGMTIILVEHIMEAVREICPRCVVMSAGLKIADGPTSQVLTNPQVVAAYLGDFEDA, from the coding sequence ATGAGCGTCTCGCTTGAACTTCGCGGCCTCCGCAAGGAGTTCGGAGGCCTTGTGGCCGTGAAAGACGTCGACTTCGAGGTTTCGAAGGGCGAGGTCCTGGGTCTGCTCGGACCCAACGGATCGGGAAAAACCACGGTCATGAACCTCATCTCGGGGGCCCTGACCCCGACATCAGGTGAGGTGCGCCTCAATGGCCAGCCGGTGCAGCATCTGGCCGCTCATCTCAGGGCGCGGCTCGGCATCGCGCGTACCTTCCAGCTCGTGCGTCTGGCACAGTCCCTCAATGCGCGAGATAACATCGTGCTGTCGCTTGCCTTCGGTCGCGACCGATTGTGGGGGCGTGCTGCGCGCGAACGAGCAAATGGCGCGCTTGCCACGGTCGGATTGGCGGGCAGGGGCGACGTAGAGGTGAGCAGTCTGAACTACATCGACCAGAAGAGGCTGGAGCTTGCCCGTGCCATAGCGGCGAAACCCGACATCCTGTTGCTGGACGAATGGCTTGCGGGACTAAACCCAACCGAGTTGCGTACCGGCATCGACCTCATCTGCACCTTGAAGGCGCAGGGCATGACGATCATCCTCGTCGAGCACATTATGGAAGCGGTCCGTGAAATCTGTCCCCGCTGCGTGGTGATGAGTGCCGGGCTCAAGATCGCCGACGGCCCGACCTCGCAGGTTCTGACCAACCCGCAGGTCGTCGCTGCGTATCTGGGAGATTTCGAAGATGCTTGA
- a CDS encoding ABC transporter ATP-binding protein, with the protein MLEARNLSVRYGKHLALNEVSIKVGPGECVAILGANGAGKSTLLRGLTSMVRLADNGEVVFRDKQIARIAPHKLVELGIAHVPEGRGVFTEMTVDENLRLGANPRRARQGADARREEVLTLFPRLAERSRQRVGTMSGGEQQMVAVARALMSKPDVLLLDEPSLGLAPIVVGELFQALRRVRDSGISMLVVEQNVRASLALANRGYLLEAGRIVGQGIADTLMDDPGVRKAFLGH; encoded by the coding sequence ATGCTTGAGGCCCGGAACCTGTCGGTTCGTTACGGAAAGCACCTTGCGCTAAACGAGGTCTCGATCAAGGTGGGGCCGGGCGAGTGCGTCGCCATACTGGGGGCGAACGGAGCGGGCAAATCGACATTGCTGCGAGGACTTACCTCCATGGTGCGACTTGCTGACAACGGCGAAGTGGTCTTCCGCGACAAGCAGATCGCAAGGATCGCCCCACATAAGCTCGTCGAGCTTGGGATCGCTCATGTCCCGGAAGGACGAGGGGTCTTCACGGAAATGACGGTCGACGAAAACCTTCGCCTCGGCGCAAATCCCAGACGGGCACGCCAGGGGGCGGACGCTCGGCGCGAAGAGGTGCTGACGCTATTTCCACGCCTTGCTGAACGCAGCCGGCAGCGCGTCGGCACCATGTCCGGCGGCGAGCAGCAGATGGTGGCTGTAGCGCGGGCACTGATGTCGAAGCCGGACGTCTTGTTGCTCGATGAGCCGAGTCTGGGGCTGGCTCCGATCGTCGTGGGCGAACTCTTTCAGGCGTTGAGGCGTGTTCGGGACAGCGGCATATCGATGCTTGTGGTCGAGCAGAACGTCCGTGCCAGCCTCGCGCTTGCGAACCGCGGTTATCTTCTCGAAGCAGGCCGTATAGTTGGGCAGGGTATCGCCGACACGCTGATGGATGACCCGGGTGTCAGGAAAGCCTTCCTCGGGCACTGA
- a CDS encoding branched-chain amino acid ABC transporter permease — protein sequence MKNLFFPIVLGAILTLLALVPMFVDDYGLGLAIGVMSYVALCSSWALFSGPTRYVSLATVAFCGTGAYTVAALADHLPFYAILAAAALVGFVASLVVGLATLRLSGIYFVIFTFGLAEMVRQLLTWYEVNISGTLGRYIFVDVEAYQIFYMLLAIAAVALAVRWWIDRGRLGLAVRAIGDDEVVARHAGVDVTRVKLILFSISSVFITLVGAVQAPRWTYVEPSIVFNPTISFLTLIMALLGGASRLWGPVCGAVPLFFLFEWLSGRFPDRYSIILGLLFIGIVFLFPEGVLARFEQLWKHLAHRKDRKNLAREVSNERLA from the coding sequence ATGAAAAACCTCTTCTTCCCAATCGTACTCGGGGCCATTCTGACGTTACTGGCTCTCGTTCCCATGTTCGTCGACGACTACGGGCTTGGTCTTGCGATCGGCGTGATGAGTTATGTCGCCCTTTGTTCGAGCTGGGCGCTGTTTTCAGGCCCGACGCGATATGTGTCGCTCGCCACGGTCGCCTTTTGCGGGACAGGGGCGTACACGGTCGCCGCTCTTGCTGACCATCTACCCTTCTACGCCATCCTGGCCGCAGCAGCATTGGTGGGATTTGTCGCCTCCCTCGTTGTCGGTCTGGCGACCCTGAGACTGTCGGGCATCTATTTCGTCATCTTTACATTCGGCCTCGCCGAGATGGTGAGACAGTTGCTCACCTGGTACGAGGTGAACATCTCGGGCACCCTCGGGCGGTATATCTTCGTGGACGTCGAAGCGTACCAGATCTTCTACATGCTCCTGGCCATTGCCGCCGTCGCGCTCGCGGTTCGGTGGTGGATAGATCGAGGGCGGCTTGGGTTGGCGGTGCGGGCCATCGGTGACGACGAGGTGGTCGCCCGGCATGCGGGCGTAGATGTCACGCGGGTCAAGTTGATCCTGTTCTCCATCAGTTCGGTGTTCATCACGCTCGTCGGGGCAGTGCAAGCGCCGCGGTGGACCTATGTGGAGCCGAGCATCGTCTTCAACCCAACGATTTCCTTCCTCACGCTGATCATGGCCTTGCTCGGAGGAGCGTCTCGTCTGTGGGGTCCGGTCTGCGGTGCCGTGCCCCTGTTCTTTTTGTTCGAATGGCTTTCGGGCCGCTTCCCCGACCGCTACTCCATCATCCTCGGCCTGCTGTTCATCGGGATCGTCTTCCTGTTCCCCGAAGGCGTACTCGCCCGGTTCGAACAGTTATGGAAGCATCTTGCACACCGGAAGGATCGTAAGAATCTGGCCAGGGAGGTGTCCAATGAGCGTCTCGCTTGA
- a CDS encoding branched-chain amino acid ABC transporter permease, whose translation MVTTLVVGLVLGGTFALMALGLTIQYGVARIMNLAYGEFVIGGSFLTYLAVSAAGLNPFVAFLLVVPLCYLASHLCYDLIMRPLERRSRKTGRLEVDSILATFGLMFLLQGVYLSSFGSGFRGYDWLEVPVDIFGTKISSGRLVGALLAVAVGGSLYLAMQKTRWGMATRAVATRPGFAPLVGIDNERQARSAFAVGGALAAAGGVVLSMYQPFTPTDGVFLTMKALVVVIMGGVGNLAGATAAGLILGLVEAGVSAVVDPGLTLAATYTIFLAVLLWRPNGLFG comes from the coding sequence ATGGTCACGACTCTCGTCGTCGGACTCGTGCTGGGCGGCACTTTCGCGCTGATGGCACTCGGTCTGACCATACAGTATGGCGTCGCCCGCATCATGAACCTTGCTTACGGCGAGTTCGTGATCGGCGGATCGTTCCTGACCTACCTGGCGGTTTCAGCCGCCGGGCTGAACCCATTCGTGGCGTTCCTTCTGGTCGTGCCGCTCTGCTACCTCGCTTCCCATCTCTGCTACGACCTCATCATGCGTCCGCTGGAAAGGCGCTCCCGCAAAACAGGGAGGCTCGAGGTGGATTCGATCCTCGCGACATTCGGCCTGATGTTCCTCCTCCAGGGCGTCTACCTGTCTTCGTTCGGCAGCGGTTTCAGGGGCTATGACTGGCTCGAAGTGCCCGTCGACATTTTCGGCACCAAAATTTCCAGCGGGCGTCTGGTCGGGGCGCTTCTGGCAGTGGCTGTCGGCGGTAGCCTCTATCTGGCGATGCAGAAGACCCGGTGGGGCATGGCAACACGGGCTGTGGCGACGCGGCCGGGCTTCGCGCCGCTCGTCGGCATCGATAACGAACGCCAGGCACGTTCCGCCTTCGCCGTCGGCGGCGCGCTCGCAGCCGCAGGAGGTGTCGTCCTCTCCATGTATCAACCGTTCACGCCCACCGACGGTGTTTTCCTCACGATGAAAGCGCTCGTGGTGGTGATCATGGGCGGTGTGGGAAACCTCGCGGGGGCGACGGCCGCTGGCTTGATCCTTGGACTTGTGGAAGCCGGGGTGTCCGCTGTGGTCGATCCGGGCCTGACACTGGCTGCGACATACACGATTTTCTTGGCCGTGCTGCTATGGCGGCCGAACGGCCTGTTCGGCTGA
- a CDS encoding fumarylacetoacetate hydrolase family protein, with amino-acid sequence MRYVSCIHDGASRYGCVTGHSVCDLGLRTGLPDLKSHIASHFDNLGRESDLKTDFDLADVVLQPVIPNPEKVICVAINYRESDSPSPDEPEYPVVFTRFANAQTGHNTPLLKPDVSDKFDYEGELAVIIGRAGHKIDESDALAHVAGYSCFNDGSVRDWQKHSSQFTPGKNFVQSAGFGPWMVSADEIPDPSGLDLWTRVNGELRQSTNTRRMMFPIPWLISYLSQFTRLEPGDVIVTGTPKGFGSSLQPPRFLQVGDVVEVELEGIGVLRNPVA; translated from the coding sequence ATGCGATATGTAAGCTGCATCCACGACGGTGCGTCACGATATGGTTGTGTCACTGGTCATTCTGTTTGCGATCTCGGCCTGCGGACGGGCCTCCCCGACCTGAAGAGCCACATCGCATCGCATTTCGACAACCTCGGTCGGGAATCCGATCTCAAGACGGATTTCGACCTCGCCGACGTGGTGCTTCAGCCTGTAATTCCTAATCCCGAGAAGGTCATCTGCGTGGCGATTAACTATCGTGAAAGTGATTCTCCTTCCCCGGACGAACCTGAATACCCCGTTGTCTTCACCAGGTTTGCCAATGCCCAGACAGGTCATAACACACCGCTGCTCAAGCCAGATGTGTCTGACAAATTCGACTACGAAGGCGAACTGGCCGTCATAATAGGTCGGGCGGGCCATAAGATCGACGAATCCGACGCCCTCGCACATGTTGCAGGCTACTCGTGTTTCAACGACGGCAGCGTCCGTGATTGGCAGAAACACTCTTCCCAATTCACGCCTGGCAAGAACTTCGTACAATCTGCCGGATTCGGACCTTGGATGGTGTCCGCCGACGAGATTCCCGATCCCTCGGGGTTGGATCTCTGGACCAGGGTAAACGGCGAACTGCGTCAGTCGACCAATACTAGACGTATGATGTTCCCCATACCGTGGCTGATCTCCTACCTCAGCCAGTTCACGAGGCTGGAACCGGGCGATGTTATCGTCACCGGCACTCCAAAAGGGTTCGGTTCCAGCCTTCAGCCGCCAAGGTTCCTTCAGGTCGGCGATGTCGTGGAAGTGGAACTCGAAGGCATTGGCGTATTGCGAAACCCTGTGGCCTAA
- a CDS encoding SLC13 family permease, with protein sequence MSFAQASLLILLLAMLVLFSLDRFRIEVVSIAGLLAGHALGLYPADRIFAGFASPVVVTVVEILLIVQVLARAKLFDSLAARFAATEPSGFQVISGTSLLAGFISIFMNNIGAFAITLPVALRLGTALAIPRRQFVMPVSFAALLGGLVSLIGTPANLLVSDALGEATGAGFHFFDFAYVGLPVAMAGIMLVALRVQRLFPEPDEAPATISPVTRRIVVERRIPEVSPLVGVRLSDCPARFGIKAHALIRGDNFVFGPLEQSVIAAGDVLLAEGSDAVFAGLAAAQALMADINPHGLRPDFFRVESVVMPESTLVGSRIRSLEIFHSRGVAVTALSMRAPRIEGRFLDLQLSIGDILTLEGPRMAIAEALEESECLPLASAASTEPASLSWRPFALFACGVVASAAGLRPDVAFAGVVLALALLNHLNIRQAMADLNWPIIIMLAAMIPIGQAVASTGTAETIAGWLSLVVPITQPLFGVALILFLAMALTPFVNNATVAIVLSPVALEFARTGQHAPHAYLIAVAAGASLDFLTPFGHHNNTLAMGIGGYRFSDFLRAGWPLAVTCYGLALFLLALFWL encoded by the coding sequence ATGTCGTTTGCGCAAGCATCCCTGCTGATCCTTCTGCTGGCGATGCTCGTTCTCTTCTCCCTCGATCGCTTCCGCATCGAGGTGGTTTCGATCGCCGGTCTGCTTGCCGGCCATGCGCTCGGCCTTTATCCCGCCGATCGGATCTTCGCGGGCTTCGCCAGCCCCGTCGTCGTCACCGTCGTCGAGATCCTGCTGATCGTCCAGGTGCTGGCGCGCGCCAAGCTCTTCGACAGTCTCGCTGCCCGTTTCGCGGCCACGGAACCCTCGGGTTTCCAGGTCATCTCAGGTACGTCTTTGCTTGCCGGTTTCATCTCCATCTTCATGAACAATATCGGTGCCTTTGCGATCACCCTGCCGGTGGCGCTGCGGCTCGGCACGGCTCTGGCGATCCCCCGCCGTCAGTTCGTCATGCCGGTCTCGTTCGCAGCCCTGCTCGGCGGTCTCGTTTCGCTGATCGGCACGCCGGCCAACCTGCTCGTCAGCGATGCACTCGGCGAGGCAACCGGAGCCGGCTTTCACTTCTTCGATTTCGCCTATGTCGGCCTGCCGGTCGCAATGGCCGGCATAATGCTGGTCGCCCTTCGCGTGCAGCGGCTGTTTCCAGAGCCCGACGAGGCGCCGGCGACGATCTCGCCGGTCACGCGCCGCATCGTCGTCGAGCGCCGCATCCCCGAGGTTTCGCCGCTGGTCGGCGTGAGGCTTTCCGATTGCCCGGCCCGCTTCGGCATCAAAGCCCACGCGTTGATCCGCGGCGACAATTTCGTCTTCGGACCGCTCGAGCAATCGGTGATCGCGGCCGGCGACGTGCTGCTTGCCGAAGGCAGCGATGCGGTCTTTGCCGGTCTTGCCGCCGCGCAGGCGCTGATGGCCGATATCAATCCGCACGGCCTGCGGCCGGATTTCTTCCGCGTCGAAAGCGTCGTGATGCCGGAAAGCACGCTGGTCGGTTCGCGGATCCGCTCGCTCGAAATCTTTCACAGTCGCGGTGTCGCGGTCACCGCTCTTTCCATGCGCGCGCCGCGCATCGAGGGCCGCTTCCTCGACCTGCAACTATCGATCGGCGATATATTGACGTTGGAGGGGCCGCGCATGGCGATCGCCGAAGCGCTCGAAGAAAGCGAGTGCCTGCCGCTTGCCTCGGCCGCTTCGACCGAACCAGCCTCGCTCTCCTGGCGGCCCTTTGCGCTCTTTGCCTGCGGCGTCGTCGCCTCCGCGGCCGGCCTGCGTCCCGACGTCGCCTTTGCCGGCGTCGTGCTCGCACTCGCCCTGCTCAATCATCTGAACATTCGCCAGGCGATGGCCGATCTCAACTGGCCGATCATTATCATGCTGGCGGCGATGATCCCGATCGGTCAGGCGGTCGCAAGCACCGGGACGGCCGAAACCATCGCCGGCTGGCTGAGCCTCGTCGTGCCGATCACCCAGCCGCTCTTCGGCGTTGCCCTCATCCTCTTCCTCGCCATGGCGCTGACGCCCTTCGTCAATAACGCAACGGTCGCTATCGTCCTCAGCCCGGTCGCCCTTGAATTTGCAAGAACCGGCCAGCATGCGCCGCATGCCTATCTGATCGCGGTCGCCGCTGGCGCCTCGCTCGATTTCCTGACGCCGTTCGGCCACCACAACAACACGCTGGCCATGGGCATCGGCGGTTACCGCTTCAGCGACTTCCTGCGTGCCGGCTGGCCGCTTGCCGTCACATGTTATGGCCTCGCCTTGTTTCTCCTGGCTCTGTTCTGGCTGTGA
- a CDS encoding phosphoribosyltransferase, with the protein MAPHDFWQEIHPPGTFGGDGEFASFYVATLEDGRQLRLPIRVLADGNHALASLIVNQAGFAVLDTLAESLAEKIRPMRIDVVAGLPTLGLTLAAAVAQKLGHDRYVPLGTSRKFWYRDELSVALSSITTPTQEKRLYIDPRMLPLLSGRRVALIDDVISSGASIVAALDLLTACGIEPVVIGAAMLQSERWRERLTAAGPQWPARTVGVFATPLLERNAAGRWQAPAA; encoded by the coding sequence ATGGCGCCGCATGATTTCTGGCAGGAGATTCATCCGCCCGGCACCTTTGGCGGCGACGGCGAATTCGCTTCCTTCTATGTCGCCACACTGGAAGATGGCCGCCAGCTTCGCCTGCCGATCCGCGTGCTGGCGGATGGCAATCACGCCCTCGCCTCGCTGATCGTCAATCAGGCAGGCTTCGCCGTGCTCGATACGCTCGCCGAAAGCCTCGCCGAAAAGATCAGGCCCATGCGCATCGATGTCGTCGCCGGCCTGCCGACGCTCGGCCTGACGCTTGCCGCCGCCGTGGCGCAGAAGCTCGGTCATGACCGGTATGTTCCGCTCGGTACCTCACGCAAGTTTTGGTACCGCGACGAGCTTTCCGTCGCCCTGTCTTCGATCACGACGCCGACGCAGGAGAAACGCCTCTATATCGATCCGCGCATGCTGCCGCTGCTGAGCGGGCGGCGCGTCGCTTTGATCGACGACGTCATTTCCAGCGGCGCCTCGATCGTCGCGGCTCTTGATCTGCTGACGGCCTGCGGTATCGAACCCGTCGTCATCGGCGCCGCCATGCTGCAATCGGAGCGCTGGCGCGAAAGGCTAACGGCGGCCGGGCCGCAATGGCCGGCACGCACCGTCGGCGTCTTCGCAACGCCCCTTCTGGAGCGGAACGCCGCAGGCCGGTGGCAGGCACCAGCGGCCTGA
- a CDS encoding ABC transporter substrate-binding protein — protein sequence MMRLTRRSILAGAGSAAVLAAGFSARAADDRKSVKIGYVVSKTGVNAPGAGSTTIPNYELWAADVKAAGGLKLPDGSRLPIEVVAYDDRSTTEEVVRGIERLARQDKVDFILPPWGTAFNLAVAPLMDRFGYPQLIGTSLIPDEIDVHAKWKRSFWFLGAASGYASTFADAVKAAGDATNKKLAIISVADGFGIELIKEARLKLPEAGLEIVMDKSYPIGTQDFTGLLNEVAASGADVFMALSYPPDSFAIAKQARLNSFNPKVFYTGVGTSFPIYSDINEGKVEGVMSLGGIDNSRPEMQAYVARHKKLLGTPPGLLGEFGHLYQPPDPSTGDREARPRPRRRDGGDRVRQLRDHHWQCEAQEKPDDGPLAARPVAGWKVRRCGSR from the coding sequence ATGATGAGACTGACAAGACGCAGTATACTCGCGGGAGCAGGATCGGCGGCCGTCCTTGCGGCTGGGTTTTCGGCGCGCGCGGCCGACGATCGGAAGTCTGTCAAGATCGGCTATGTTGTTTCCAAGACAGGCGTGAATGCGCCCGGTGCAGGATCGACGACCATCCCGAACTACGAGCTTTGGGCGGCGGACGTGAAAGCGGCCGGAGGGCTGAAGCTGCCGGACGGCAGTCGCCTTCCGATCGAGGTCGTCGCGTATGACGACCGCTCGACAACAGAAGAGGTTGTTCGTGGCATCGAACGCTTGGCTCGCCAGGACAAGGTCGACTTCATACTTCCGCCGTGGGGAACGGCATTCAATCTGGCGGTGGCTCCGCTGATGGACCGCTTCGGCTATCCTCAGCTCATCGGAACGTCACTCATTCCGGACGAGATCGACGTCCATGCGAAGTGGAAGCGGAGCTTCTGGTTCCTCGGAGCCGCGAGCGGGTACGCTTCCACGTTCGCCGACGCAGTGAAAGCGGCTGGCGACGCCACCAACAAAAAGCTGGCGATCATCTCGGTGGCTGACGGTTTCGGCATTGAACTGATCAAGGAAGCGCGGCTCAAATTGCCGGAAGCTGGCCTCGAAATCGTGATGGACAAGTCCTACCCCATCGGTACGCAGGACTTTACTGGACTGCTGAACGAAGTCGCCGCATCGGGCGCCGACGTGTTCATGGCATTGTCGTACCCGCCCGACAGCTTCGCGATCGCCAAGCAGGCGCGTTTGAACTCGTTCAATCCGAAAGTCTTCTACACCGGGGTCGGCACCAGCTTCCCCATCTATTCGGACATCAACGAGGGCAAGGTCGAGGGCGTAATGAGCCTCGGAGGGATCGACAATTCACGGCCGGAAATGCAGGCCTATGTCGCGCGCCACAAGAAGCTGCTCGGCACCCCCCCCGGACTATTGGGCGAGTTCGGTCATCTATACCAGCCTCCAGATCCTTCAACAGGCGATCGAGAGGCGCGGCCTCGACCGCGACGCCGTGACGGAGGAGATCGCGTCCGGCAGCTTCGAGACCATCATTGGCAATGTGAAGCTCAAGAAAAACCGGATGACGGACCTCTGGCTGCTCGGCCAGTGGCAGGGTGGAAAGTTCGTCGGTGTGGGTCCCGCTGA